The following proteins come from a genomic window of Gammaproteobacteria bacterium:
- a CDS encoding trypsin-like serine protease, with translation MMLIVAHSPPAHALLAGVAPDSPTQRIDPNTTASPWTGVGSLSINGGTFSAVVIGPHHVLTAAHVVNGVAPDKIVFNLNYGADLSHSIQAKAVFVHPDYAGYNKNDITRDDVAVVQLSEAVPDGVAIYDLNTSPPAPGMTLTLVGYGASGNGVDGITVGGNPAVKRIGKNNVDGVVPDDEGSKRLEAYIYDFDGPEGTSNQGGGPTLGNGIETTVGGGDSGSPAFVESGGRWMLAGINTFQLGATAPKFGSGGGGMLVSSYAEWIHSVLGHFTRVTTGQK, from the coding sequence ATGATGCTCATCGTTGCGCATAGCCCGCCCGCTCATGCCCTGCTGGCTGGCGTTGCGCCAGACTCCCCTACGCAACGTATCGACCCTAATACCACTGCTTCGCCTTGGACAGGTGTTGGAAGTCTGTCGATTAATGGCGGAACCTTCAGCGCCGTGGTGATCGGCCCTCACCACGTGCTGACCGCGGCCCATGTTGTGAATGGCGTGGCGCCCGATAAGATCGTGTTTAACCTCAATTACGGCGCCGATCTGTCGCACAGCATCCAGGCCAAGGCTGTTTTCGTACACCCGGATTACGCCGGTTACAACAAGAATGACATCACCCGCGATGATGTAGCCGTGGTACAGCTCAGCGAGGCAGTACCCGATGGCGTGGCCATTTATGACCTCAATACATCGCCTCCCGCGCCCGGCATGACGCTGACGCTGGTGGGGTATGGCGCCAGTGGAAACGGTGTGGATGGCATTACCGTGGGCGGTAATCCCGCGGTAAAAAGGATTGGCAAGAATAATGTGGATGGGGTGGTGCCGGACGATGAGGGCAGTAAGCGCCTGGAGGCCTATATATATGATTTTGACGGTCCGGAGGGAACGTCAAACCAGGGTGGCGGCCCCACCTTGGGTAACGGCATCGAAACCACGGTGGGCGGCGGCGATTCGGGCAGCCCGGCTTTCGTCGAATCAGGTGGACGCTGGATGCTTGCGGGCATCAATACCTTTCAGCTTGGGGCGACCGCGCCGAAATTCGGCTCAGGCGGGGGGGGGATGCTGGTTTCCAGCTACGCAGAGTGGATCCATAGTGTGTTAGGCCACTTCACACGGGTGACAACCGGGCAAAAATAA
- a CDS encoding ATP-binding protein — MLSLNARLLIAGSLVLAAFLGLTGFTLDKAFRTSAEAAMRDRLQGHIYALLAASELDKNGVMSVSKEMPDAGFATPGSGIYGQIASHDGKQALRSPSMVGLTIPFTLGLEMGTNRFERVIASDGTPLYALGFGLSWKVKGKQRGFTFSVAENMNSFYVQVNSFRRSLWGWLGGVALLLLAVQGSILRWSLAPLRRVSTDLAAIEAGQATQLEGRYPQELRGLTDNLNILIRASHAQLDRYRHTLGDLAHSLKTPLAVVRGSVENESSVEELRRTVQEQVDRMTQIVEYQLQRAAASGRTALAAPVNVNTVVERIAASLSKVYADKGVHFSIRTEDDAVFYGDEGDLMELLGNLMDNACKWCHHRVAITAHPLADAFHRHSGLELRVEDDGQGIPLEHADLVLQRGVRADETIHGHGIGLAVVQDILRVYGGTLEVGKSEMGGASFIVSMPGA, encoded by the coding sequence ATGCTCTCCCTTAACGCCCGTTTGTTGATCGCTGGCAGTCTGGTGCTGGCGGCGTTCCTTGGACTCACCGGCTTTACGCTCGACAAGGCGTTTCGCACCAGCGCCGAGGCCGCCATGCGCGACCGTCTGCAAGGCCATATCTATGCGCTGCTCGCCGCCTCCGAGCTGGACAAAAATGGGGTGATGAGCGTATCTAAAGAGATGCCTGATGCAGGATTTGCTACGCCAGGGTCGGGTATTTACGGGCAGATAGCCTCGCATGATGGCAAGCAAGCACTGCGCTCGCCTTCCATGGTGGGGCTGACGATACCCTTCACTCTCGGCCTGGAGATGGGAACCAATCGCTTTGAGCGTGTCATTGCCTCGGATGGCACGCCCCTGTACGCGCTCGGTTTTGGCTTGTCCTGGAAAGTGAAGGGCAAGCAGCGTGGCTTTACCTTTAGCGTTGCCGAGAACATGAACAGCTTTTATGTGCAGGTCAACAGCTTCCGGCGCAGTCTGTGGGGCTGGCTGGGCGGTGTAGCGCTGTTGCTGCTGGCGGTGCAGGGCAGCATCCTGCGCTGGAGTCTTGCGCCGTTACGCCGCGTGTCCACCGATCTGGCGGCCATCGAGGCCGGACAGGCTACCCAGTTGGAAGGCCGGTATCCGCAAGAACTGCGCGGCCTGACCGACAACCTCAATATTCTGATACGCGCCAGTCATGCACAGTTGGATCGCTATCGCCATACACTGGGTGATCTTGCCCACAGCCTGAAGACACCGCTCGCCGTCGTGCGCGGTTCAGTGGAAAACGAAAGCTCCGTGGAGGAGTTGCGCCGTACCGTGCAGGAACAGGTGGACCGCATGACGCAGATCGTCGAATACCAGCTCCAGCGTGCCGCAGCATCGGGCCGCACCGCACTCGCTGCGCCGGTGAACGTCAATACGGTAGTGGAGCGTATCGCCGCCTCACTGAGTAAGGTATACGCCGACAAGGGCGTTCACTTTTCAATCCGGACCGAGGACGATGCCGTGTTTTATGGCGACGAAGGCGACCTGATGGAGCTTTTAGGTAACCTGATGGATAACGCTTGCAAATGGTGCCATCACCGCGTTGCTATAACCGCCCACCCCCTTGCCGACGCCTTTCATAGGCACTCCGGGCTGGAATTGCGGGTGGAAGACGACGGACAAGGCATCCCCCTGGAGCATGCCGATCTAGTACTGCAACGCGGTGTACGCGCCGACGAAACCATCCACGGCCACGGCATCGGCCTGGCGGTGGTGCAAGACATCCTGCGTGTATACGGTGGAACGCTGGAAGTCGGTAAAAGTGAGATGGGCGGCGCGAGTTTTATAGTGAGTATGCCAGGGGCATAA
- a CDS encoding response regulator transcription factor, whose product MRILVIEDEASLREQLLTRFREDGYAVDAAADGEEGLYLGSEFPFDVAVVDLGLPKLSGIEVIQRLRATGKTFPILILTARGRWQEKVEGLEAGGDDYLVKPFHMEELLARIKVLLRRAAGWSQPVLRCGPVALDTVSQQVSAHGQAVDLTAYEYNLLEYLMLHNGEVVSKAELTEHLYDQDFDRDSNVLEVLVGRLRRKLDPEGTLQPIETLRGRGYRFTLARDSHALP is encoded by the coding sequence ATGCGAATATTGGTCATTGAAGACGAGGCCTCGCTGCGCGAGCAATTGCTGACCCGGTTCCGCGAGGATGGCTATGCCGTGGATGCGGCGGCGGACGGGGAGGAAGGCCTGTATCTGGGGTCGGAATTTCCCTTCGATGTTGCCGTGGTGGATCTAGGATTGCCCAAGCTGTCGGGTATCGAGGTTATTCAGCGCTTGCGCGCTACTGGAAAAACCTTTCCCATTCTGATTCTGACTGCGCGCGGACGGTGGCAGGAGAAGGTTGAAGGGCTGGAGGCCGGTGGCGATGATTATCTGGTCAAGCCGTTTCACATGGAGGAACTGCTGGCGCGCATCAAGGTACTGCTGCGCCGCGCGGCGGGCTGGTCGCAGCCGGTACTGCGTTGCGGGCCGGTGGCGCTGGATACCGTCTCCCAGCAGGTCAGCGCGCATGGTCAGGCTGTGGATCTGACCGCGTATGAATATAACCTGCTTGAATACCTGATGCTGCATAACGGTGAAGTAGTGTCCAAGGCAGAACTTACCGAGCACCTCTATGATCAGGATTTCGATCGCGACAGTAATGTCCTCGAAGTGTTGGTGGGGCGATTGCGACGTAAGCTTGATCCGGAAGGGACGCTTCAACCTATAGAAACTCTGCGTGGACGAGGCTACCGTTTCACTCTGGCGCGCGATTCCCATGCTCTCCCTTAA